Proteins encoded by one window of Flexibacter flexilis DSM 6793:
- the rsfS gene encoding ribosome silencing factor — protein MKKNQITSTQLSELVVKGMLEKKAQEIAVLDLRHVKNAIADYFVICSGGSDTQVDAIADSVEDEVYKAAKQDVWHKEGKENKEWILLDYSDVVAHVFKKDRRKFYALEELWGDAKITYLASE, from the coding sequence GTGAAGAAAAATCAAATTACATCCACCCAACTCAGCGAATTAGTAGTAAAGGGTATGCTTGAAAAAAAAGCACAGGAAATTGCCGTGCTTGATTTGCGTCATGTGAAAAATGCCATTGCCGATTATTTTGTTATTTGCTCTGGTGGCTCAGACACACAAGTAGATGCCATTGCCGATTCTGTAGAAGACGAGGTGTACAAGGCTGCGAAACAAGACGTATGGCACAAAGAAGGTAAAGAAAACAAAGAATGGATTTTGTTGGATTATTCCGATGTAGTGGCACACGTTTTCAAAAAAGACCGCCGCAAGTTTTATGCCCTTGAAGAACTTTGGGGTGATGCCAAAATCACTTACTTAGCTTCCGAATAA
- the ftsH gene encoding ATP-dependent zinc metalloprotease FtsH, giving the protein MTENENKSTPNGDAKRKKIIPPTPPNNNRNGAGFQIWIIAGILVLLLAMMFFNRSSNVEEITKSRFEKMVLRHDVKNVVIYSDEKIVEVTLKEEALQNDEYKKLGKESTFPSLGAPHYRFRVIDSEAFEQWLEQLQRKLPASERVEYTVEGPSNMNNFLFSYGSILLLIVGFWFLMRRMSVGGPGGQIFNIGKSRAALFDAENRVKITFSDVAGLDEAKEEIKEVVDFLKSPDKFTNLGGKIPKGVLLVGPPGTGKTLLAKAVAGEAGVPFFTLSGSDFVEMFVGVGAARVRDLFKQAKEKAPCIVFIDEIDAVGRSRGKGAMPGANDERENTLNSLLVEMDGFATDSGVIIMAATNRPDVLDPALLRPGRFDRQISVDKPDIVGREAIFRVHLKPLKLAGDVDAKKIAAQTPGFAGAEIANVCNEAALIAARRNKHAIDMQDFQDAIDRVIGGLEKKNKIISPEEKKIVAYHEAGHAVVGWFLEHADPLVKVSIVPRGVAALGYAQYLPKEQFLYTIEQLTDEMCMTLGGRAAEEIVFGRISTGALSDLERITKVAYGMVTVYGMNDKIGNVSFYDSKQSDYSFNKPYSEATAQTIDEEVRAIIQKAYERTKGLLLEKRSELEVIAQELLKKEIIFQTDLERLIGKRPFAHQTTYQAYTNGTAATPSPSISLEKEPQPAAPATDSNASQPNQSSTPAS; this is encoded by the coding sequence ATGACCGAAAACGAAAATAAAAGCACTCCCAACGGAGATGCAAAACGCAAAAAAATAATCCCACCCACTCCTCCAAACAACAACCGTAACGGAGCTGGATTCCAGATTTGGATTATCGCAGGGATTTTGGTGTTGTTGTTGGCCATGATGTTTTTTAACAGAAGCAGCAACGTAGAAGAAATTACCAAAAGCCGCTTCGAGAAAATGGTGCTTCGCCACGACGTGAAAAACGTAGTGATTTACAGCGATGAAAAAATCGTAGAAGTAACCCTCAAAGAGGAAGCTCTTCAAAATGATGAGTACAAAAAACTCGGCAAAGAATCGACTTTCCCAAGTTTAGGAGCACCTCATTATCGTTTCCGCGTCATAGATTCGGAGGCTTTCGAGCAATGGCTTGAACAATTGCAACGCAAACTTCCAGCCAGCGAACGTGTAGAATACACGGTAGAAGGTCCAAGCAACATGAATAATTTCTTGTTTAGCTATGGTTCTATTTTGTTGCTTATCGTTGGTTTTTGGTTCTTGATGCGCCGTATGTCTGTTGGTGGGCCAGGTGGTCAAATCTTCAACATTGGCAAATCTCGCGCGGCACTTTTTGATGCTGAAAATCGTGTGAAAATTACGTTTTCGGACGTGGCAGGCCTCGACGAAGCCAAAGAAGAAATTAAAGAAGTCGTGGACTTTCTCAAAAGCCCAGACAAATTCACCAATTTGGGAGGTAAAATTCCGAAAGGCGTTTTGCTTGTAGGCCCTCCCGGTACTGGTAAAACCTTGTTGGCCAAAGCCGTAGCAGGCGAAGCGGGTGTTCCGTTCTTTACGCTTTCGGGTTCTGATTTTGTGGAAATGTTTGTGGGTGTGGGTGCTGCGCGTGTCCGCGACCTTTTCAAACAAGCCAAAGAAAAAGCTCCTTGTATTGTGTTTATTGACGAAATAGACGCTGTTGGCCGCTCACGTGGCAAAGGTGCTATGCCAGGTGCAAACGACGAACGCGAAAATACGCTTAACTCTTTGCTCGTGGAAATGGATGGTTTCGCGACGGATTCGGGGGTTATCATCATGGCAGCCACCAACCGCCCAGACGTACTTGACCCCGCTTTGTTGCGCCCAGGTCGTTTTGACCGCCAAATCAGCGTGGACAAACCAGATATTGTGGGTCGTGAGGCTATTTTCAGAGTTCACTTAAAGCCACTTAAATTGGCTGGCGACGTGGACGCGAAGAAAATCGCGGCGCAAACACCGGGTTTTGCAGGTGCTGAAATTGCCAACGTTTGTAACGAAGCTGCTTTGATTGCCGCGCGTCGCAACAAACACGCGATTGATATGCAAGATTTCCAAGATGCCATAGACCGTGTGATTGGTGGTTTGGAAAAGAAAAATAAAATCATTTCGCCAGAAGAAAAGAAAATCGTGGCTTATCACGAAGCTGGACACGCCGTAGTGGGTTGGTTCTTGGAACACGCAGACCCATTGGTAAAAGTAAGTATCGTGCCACGTGGTGTAGCGGCTTTGGGTTATGCGCAATATTTACCTAAAGAACAATTCTTGTACACCATCGAACAACTCACGGACGAAATGTGTATGACTTTGGGTGGCCGTGCCGCCGAAGAAATCGTATTCGGACGTATTTCTACGGGTGCGTTGAGCGACTTGGAACGTATTACGAAAGTGGCTTACGGCATGGTAACAGTGTATGGCATGAACGACAAAATCGGTAACGTTTCGTTTTACGATTCTAAACAATCGGATTACTCGTTCAACAAACCGTATTCGGAAGCTACCGCCCAAACCATCGACGAGGAAGTAAGAGCCATTATCCAAAAGGCTTATGAGCGTACCAAAGGCTTGTTGCTCGAAAAACGTAGCGAGTTGGAGGTTATCGCACAAGAACTTTTGAAAAAGGAAATTATTTTCCAAACAGACCTTGAGCGA